CTGACTTTAGACCTATAAGCctttgtaatgttatttataaacttattgcTAAAGTGGTTGCTAACCGTTTGAAGAAGTTTTTAATCCAAACTATTCCAGATTCTCAGAGTGCTTTCTTGTCAGGGCGTCTCATTTCTGATAATATCCTAGTAGCTTTTGAAACTTTGCATTATCTCAAAAGAAAGACAACCGGTAATTTGGGGTATATGGCTCTCAAGCTTAATATGACCATAGCCTACGACAGAGTTGAATGGGAATTCTTGGAGAAAATTATGCATCACTTGGGacttgatgaaaaaattatCTGAATTATAATGTCATGCATGAAAACAGTCTCCTATTCGGTTCTTTTAAATGGCCAGCCTGTGGATAGCATCAAACCTTCAAGAGGTTTACGCCAAGGTGATCCATTATCCCCCTACTTATTCTTATTATGTGCCTTGGGTTTACAGAGTTTACTCCAAAAAGCTGAAGCTAATGATGATATCAGAGGTGTGGCTATTTGTAGAAATGGGCCTCAGgtttcccatttattttttgcagatgatagcgtGCTTTTTTGCCTTGCTACGGAAGCTGAGTGTCAAAGAATATTGGATGTATTGGCTGTATATGAGAGGGGTTCAAGGCAAAAAATTAATCGAGAGAAGACCAATATTTTTTTCAGCTCAAATACTCAAGCCCAAGTGAAGTTTCGGATCCAAGCTCTATTGGGGGTTCCGGCTATTCGTCAGTATGAGAAATACTTGGGGTTGCTAGCTCTTATTGGTCGGGCAAAGAAACAAAGTTTTGTCTACATCAGGGAAAGAGTTTGGAAGAAGTTACAGGGTTGGAAGGAAAAACTCTTATCTCAAGCCAGAAGAGAAGTTCTTATAAAGGTAGTGATCCAGGCCATCCCTACTTATACCATGAGTTGTTTCAAGCTCCCTAAAGGCTTGATAAAAGATTTGGAGGTTCTAACTCATAAGTTTTGGTGGGGATATGGGGATGGTAGTAGAAAGGTTCATTAGGTCCATTGGAAGAAACTTTGTCAAGATAAGGATATGGGTGGTATAGGGTTTAAGGAGATAGAAAAATTCAATGATGTGTTGTTGGCCAAGCAAGTATGGAGGATGATAAATAATCCCAATTCCCTTTGTCATTGGGTATTTAAAGCAAGATTTTTCCCTACTTGCTCAATTTTGGAGGCAAAAGATTCGAACACGGGGTCATATGCTTGGAAGAGTATCCTTAGTGCAAGAGATGTGATTCGGAAGGGGATGGTGTGGCGTATAGGGAATGGGCAGAATGTTCAGATTAAGGAGGATAGGTGGTTGCCGAGTAGCCCCAGGAGTTCCATTATCTCCCCTTTGCCCACTGTTGCAGTTGAGACAAAGGTTCAAACTTTGATTAATCCGAAGTTAGGAGTGTGGAGAGCTGACCGTGTTAATCAACTCTTCTTGCCGCAAAAAGCAGCTTCCATATAGGGTATTCCTCTAAGTCGTCGTTGTCCTCCAAACAAAATTGCATTGGGTTGTACTCCTTCAGGTGTTTTTAGTGCAAGTAGCGCTTATAAACTCCTGGCCTCTGGGGTGGAAGACAGCCAAGCAGAAACTTCAAACCGGTCTGCTTAGAAACAGTTTTGGAAGGCAGTATGGGGGCTTCAGGTTCCTAACAAGTTTAAGCATTTCATCTGGCGGGCGTGTAATAACACTCTTCCTATTACGAGTAATCTGTTCCGGAGAAAAATCATACCATCTGATCAGTGTCCGAGGACCCGTTGCATGCTATCTAGTCATGCAGAGAAGTGGAGACCGTTTGGAATTCATCCCATTGCTTTAACCAAGCCAATCTCCCCCGTCCCCAAAGTTTTAGCGACTTACTCTCCCTTTTTTTGCAGGTTACAGAGGACTATAGAATGGAGGTGTTTTCTATTGCAGCATCACTGTTGTGGAACCGACGAAACGCCATTCACTTCGGTAGACCTGTGAGAGCTACGGACCAGATTCTATAATGGCAGGAAACTTGCTGCAAGATTTTCTAGCAACCCAGCAGATTGAACTAGTCATTCCACCCCCACCTACATTGCAACATTGGACCAAACCTAACTTACACTATCATAAAGTCAACTTCGATGCTGCAGTGTTCAGGGAGGCGCATTTGGCTGGTATCGGTGTCATTGTTCGAGACTGGAGAGGCGAGTTTGTTGGTGCATTAGCTTCCCCAATGTCGCTGACTCACTTAGTTGCTGAAATGGAAGCTCTAGCGTGCCGTAAAGCTGTCGAATTTGTTGCAGAAATTAGAGTACAAAGAGTGATTTTTGAAGGAGATTGTCTTTCATCTTACGGTATCGTCATAGAAGACATCCGCAGTCAAGCTTTGGTGTTCAAGGCGTGTGTATTTGCCCATACTAGTCGAGTTTGTAATTGTGTGGCTGATGCTATTgcaaaaaaagcaaaagcttTTAGGAGTGCTCAGGTCTGGTTGAACTGTCCACCTGATGACAGTGTCCTTGCTTTTGTTTGATGTTCACTGAATTGTTGTTTTTATTCTATTCAATAAAGCCCAGACTTATAGTTTGgtatctaaaaaataaagaaaatatttttcttttgactaAATATTTTAGTGCAAAACAAACACTATTAAActatgaaaatgttattttaattgAAACAAGTACATCTTAACTTATCATTCATTCTTTTGGATGAATCGAtcatttacataaaaataagtgctacatccacaacattttcacatcaCTTATTATTgcaagttattattagttctaatttgaatcaatacttaaaattacttttttgtccacttataaaaaccaataacaacccaccgcttaagatttgttatgaaaatatttttgacactacatttctcttttgataaatcatccaaaacaaaaacaacaaaaacaacaaatgaAAACAGAGACAATCTCGGCAGTGAAACGGAGAGGAGTCCAATTCGAATTactttaaaggaaaaaaaaaggttagacAGCTCTATTGGGTGCAAGTAACATATCTCATCTTAGTGAATCCAATAACATTGTTCCCTCTTAACACTACCTAATCATAACCATAATTAGGACCGTTGGAAACAATGCAAAGCAACccacatttaaataaataacaaaaccaaCACATTAAAATGTAGAATTACAACTAAATATACATGGCACTAATCAGTCTGCAATATATAGAAGTAACACATTACCAGGTCGCTAAAAGCAAACAGATCCATTTAAATTAGCCATATATGTAGTAAAAACAAGtactagaaagaaaaagaaaaacccataaTAATCCATGTTGTGAGCCTGAAGACGatagaaaaaagaggaagaaaacaGGGTTCTTGCCAATCATGGACAGCTAACCAGATATTGTCAGCTAATTGAGAACGCAATAATATTTGCCATTTCAGTCCCTCTTCTTATCCTTCAATGGTCCTCTAGGAATCTTGCTCAAAACCTTTGCATCAAAAACTGCATACTGCTTGTTGAACTCAGCATGTGCCTTCTCAGCAAATGAGTCCACTTGGTCTTCATATTTCTCATAGAGCACTGGCAGTGTGTGTAGCAAAACAAATGCTGCAACAAAGTCAAGAGATGATGTGTTAAGAGCTAATACTTTCAAGATAAAACTAATTCATGCATATGGCAACTCATTAGCCATTACCTATGTAGAACAAGGTCAAGAAGTTGCACCAGTTCCCCACAATAGACAAAACCCACAAGCCAGCAATTGCCTAATTTATCACATCATTCAAATATAATAAGTCAATAAAAACCATTGATGAGATATAATAATAGCTCAAAAATATGATTCTAACCAAGATTGCTATATATGGAACTTAAGAACCATATGCTTGAACAAAACAAATGTAAGTGCAATTCTACAAGGAACTCTCATGTTGTCCAAGAGATAATTAATAATGCAAACTATCAATAAGTACATGAAATTTGGAAATGAACATACAGAGAGGAACTTCTTTAGGTCTCTTCCGGATGCTATATCCCGCAGAAAAGCAAAAGCATTGTTGATCTCAATCCTCAATGCAGTGGCAACCTGAAGAACAGGCTCCTCTGGGATATGGAATTCTGGAATGTGTGGACGACTCCTAAATGAACAAATGGAAGAAATGAGAACCgactaaaaaaaatgcaaaaattggTATAATTAAACGAGCGCAAAGACAGCAGCCTCACTTGTTGATAAATGCGGCTGCGTTGGACCACAAGAACAGAACTGCAAGAGACAGAATCAAGATGTGGCAAACGAGAGTTAACAGGTGGTATTCAAGCAATTCAAACAGAACCCACATAGCAGTTGCACCGCCCAGCACTCCCGCTGAGATCTTCTTGTTCCTCCACAAGAAAACATCAGCAGCTGCAGCataaaaattatcacaaatacaAACCCATTAGAAACATCGGTACGCCTCAAAATGAAATTACTAATTCTTAACTCACATAACAGCGGTTAGAATCATATATTAAACCTAaaacaagagaataaaaaaaaaattaaaaaaaaaaaacataattattaaaGCTTCATTGATTATTATTTCATATAATAACCCACAAAAAAGTTTAAGAACCTTATTCACAATATAGATTAATCAAATCCATAAGCTCTAATCCGAGAGAAAACCAGATCTAGATCCAAAGTGATCGAAGCAAgatctaaaagaaaaattatgcaaTTTCCAACACCGATTTAGGAATACTTCCAAGTTTGGCTGTCTAAAACAGACGAATTGGGATCTGATATAACCGTTCACAGCCTAACCTGTTCCGAGATTCCACTACTACTACCACTGcactttctcagcaaccaaacaaatccaaatcgaaaatgacatataaaaaaaaaacagatcgCATTTGAAGCATTCTCATCCAAATTTCTTCACCAGAAACGAAAtttaaatcaacaaaatataCAAACAGATACGATTCAAATTCAAGCACAATTTCGAGAAAGGAACCTACGTTTGCCACCACCGAAAACCTTGTGAACCGGCCTTTCCCTCCCAAAGAGCCTGTAAATCTTGTTCTGCATCGACGATGACGATTGTGGTGGCGAGCTAATAttcatcttttccttctctcgctctctctctctctctttctctctctctctctctttctctttctccttctccttctccctcttcttctcgTCCTCCGAATCCGAAGACGAATCATCGTGGCCACGGATCGTCCCCGCTATCTTCTCCAACAGCGACTCCTTCTCCTCCACCTTCACTTCCTCCTCACGGTGTTGACGATGCTCCTCCGCCATagctatttctctctctctctctctcacactcacGCAAACCCtaccgtttctttttgaaaaccctaactttttctCGTTTCGAAACGTCTCGAAACTGAAGAGAACGAAACTATTAAGTACAAAGCCACGAAAATTCTCTCTGtgaaaatttctctctctctatcagtGTCTTCGCTCTATAAAGTAGGGAAAGACGTTATGATTGATTTAATCTGGGCCGTTGATAGCTCCGGATCCGAACCTGGAGGCtttgctatatatttttttcttttctagggAAAAAATAGATATGAATGGTAGTAACATTTTTATAGGCCCGAGGCTAACGGCGGTTTGATATGACGGATCCTCCGAGGGAACACGTGGCGAGAGGACAATCAACGATGTGTTTTGAAATCCGGGTGAATGAGGATAGGAGGAGAAAGTCACAAGTAGTGCAGCGGTGTACAAATGACATAATAGAGTCTTGGATATTTCGACACGTGGTGCAACTGGGCCCGGACGATTATGCCGTATACACCTAGCGATTAAGCAAATACTAatgaattataatataatatttattattgagcaatcaaaatattttactgTGTGCGTTACTACAAAGTTTGAAGTTTGGATTAGCGTATGTAAATCTGTTTagttaataaaaaatgagacaagagttttgtttttttgagctaGCCTAACCAGACTCATGCACACATTGCATGCGATAAGActagtaaataatattattataaatttataataaatactaaaaatatttatcaCACCGAAAATATGACTAAAAATTACTATGGATAAAAggagtaaaaataaatttccaattaactaaaaaagaaaatgttcaagacagaaaattttcatttttgttttactcATTGAAATAATAAATTGTGATCAATATAATATAGATCCATCATGAAtattaataattgtgaaaaaaattatgaaaatttttttggaaaaaaagaaaaaagaaaatcaagataTTCGCTATGGCAAAACCCCACCTGTAATTTCAGTATCTACAAAAACTTTTAGTGCACCAATAGAATCTGGAGATTCTGGACCGGCATAGCTCCTTTATTGCTTGGTTGAAATTTAGTCCGGGCTATCGTATCAGGTGATGCCTGGTGCCATAATTTGAAATAGGTCCCGCTTGATGTTGACAGATTTACGTTAGGGAGGGTCCAATCAGAGAagtaaaacaatataaaaagaataaactcctaaattattattattattattttttttttttttttttgagatagataaACTCCTAAAGTTGATTATATATGAGTTGGGTTAGTTacctaaaagaagaaaatgagctttatcaaaaaaaaaaaaaaagaaaaaaaaaatgagctgGGTCATTCCAGAAAGTCCAACTTGATTAGGAAAGAGATTAGATGGGTTGTAGCAATAGAGATCCTAAGTACGCAGAGAAAGTcggcaatttttatttttattttttgaggaaaagAAAGTCggcaaattcttttttttgaggaaaagaaAGTCGGCAATTTAAATTGTCTCAAAACATTTTTATTGCACATTGATCTATTCCTCCTTTAAATTGgtaaaagccaaaaaatagtTACTTTATTATCACCACACAACTTTATCATGGACCTCCTAAGTCCTAACTAGTACTTTTCTTTTACAGCTGTAAGAACCAACACTGCAGCAAATTGTTCATATGAGACACAtgattttgattaaattatagTGATTAGTGATTAGTGATCATCATGCTTACTCTAAGAATTAGACACAGGCATCACACTTCAACAAAATGTGCCAATCACCCAATTGTGACAGCCTAAAAGGCCTTAGGGACTTGGCCTCATCTCTATAGACTACATGCACATGGAAGCACAAAAGATGTGAACCCTATCCATACCCATTTGGTGAATTCTAATTGCCAAGTCCAGAAGAGGTTTCTTCTCGTGGGCCAGCAAAGACATCAAATTTCTTTTAGTTCTAAATATAAACCTCCAAAATGGGCAAGGAGGGACAACAACTTTAAGATAAGAGGCATCAAAGTTCCTAACCTCAAAAGTTTTAAATAAGTAGACCCGCAAAAAGTCATGGATATTAGAATGTTTaaactaaattcaaaagaaGATTCAGAAACATTGACAGATTTAAATGGACCTACATCCTGCTGTGTGACAAAAGCACTCATCTAAAAGCATACGCATGCATTTGCGTACAACCACAACATTTAAACATTAGCCCATAGTAGGATAAAAGGTAACAGCAAAAAGTACAGAGCAACTACTTTTAACAACCCAGAATTTGAGATCTGCAATACTTAGGGATAGTAAATGCAGTGCAAACTGTAAAGAAATAACTTATGCTAA
This DNA window, taken from Quercus robur chromosome 2, dhQueRobu3.1, whole genome shotgun sequence, encodes the following:
- the LOC126697843 gene encoding uncharacterized protein LOC126697843, which gives rise to MAGNLLQDFLATQQIELVIPPPPTLQHWTKPNLHYHKVNFDAAVFREAHLAGIGVIVRDWRGEFVGALASPMSLTHLVAEMEALACRKAVEFVAEIRVQRVIFEGDCLSSYGIVIEDIRSQALVFKACVFAHTSRVCNCVADAIAKKAKAFRSAQVWLNCPPDDSVLAFV
- the LOC126713415 gene encoding reticulon-like protein B1, whose amino-acid sequence is MAEEHRQHREEEVKVEEKESLLEKIAGTIRGHDDSSSDSEDEKKREKEKEKEKEREREKEREREREKEKMNISSPPQSSSSMQNKIYRLFGRERPVHKVFGGGKPADVFLWRNKKISAGVLGGATAMWVLFELLEYHLLTLVCHILILSLAVLFLWSNAAAFINKSRPHIPEFHIPEEPVLQVATALRIEINNAFAFLRDIASGRDLKKFLSAIAGLWVLSIVGNWCNFLTLFYIAFVLLHTLPVLYEKYEDQVDSFAEKAHAEFNKQYAVFDAKVLSKIPRGPLKDKKRD